TTTGCTTTGATGCCAATTGAATCAGATCCGCCGCACTCATCTCTCCCATCCATTCAGAGTTAAACATCACAACTGTTTTTTCAGGATCAAGGATTTTATAAATTTGCTCTTCGTAAGTATGCGCGTTAGCGACTACTTCATCACGAGTTAGTGGTTTACGTGTCACATTTTTTCCTGTTGGATCGCCGATCATGCCGGTAAAGTCACCAATCAAAAATAGCGCCTCATGCCCTAACTCTTGAAACTGACGTAATTTATTCAACAGTACGGTATGCCCCAAGTGTAAATCAGGTGCAGTTGGATCAAACCCTGCTTTAATTCTTAAAGGCTTACCTCTTGAAAGCTTTTCTTTTAAAGCATCTAACAATAAGATTTCTTCAGCTCCGCGCTGAATTTCTAACAGAGCATTTGTCGTTGATCCCATTTATGTTTCCTAAAGTTCTCCGATAACATGCCGATAATACCATGGTCTTTGTTCGCAAAATGAAATTCAAACTATTGACCTGACACCTCCAATCAGGCTATGTTTAGTTAAGTGCCATCATCCATGAGAAAGAAAAGTGACGCCCAAACCAATTACTATTCGTGACCACAGCGCATTACCGCTTACACGCTCACCTAAACACGGCAAACAAATGCCTCGCCTCATCACCCTGCTGTGTGCTTGCGTACTAGGCGTAATTATTTTTTTTAGTTTTGCAACGGACAGTGCTAAAGCAACAAAAAAAATGGAGCTTTCCTCCATAGAAAGTGATGTCACCCCCTCACTTTCACTACCCTTAGAGACCACAGCACCTCACACAAAAACTGAAACACCAAAACCCAGCAGAGACATAAAAAATATCACAATAAAAAGTGGTGATACTGTTTCCAAGGTTTTTGATGCTCACAATATCAGCGCACTTTATCTTCATAACATCATGGCACTTGGCACAAAAACATCCGCACTGAAACGTATCCAACCTGGAGACAAACTCATACTGGAGTTTGACCAAGAGAAACAGCTTAAAGAGTTACGTTATGAAATCAACAAAGCGGATACTCTGGTTGTTCGACTAGAAGACAATAGATTTACAGCCAAAACGCTTCACAACCCCCTAGACGTTCAAACCAGTTTTCGCAGCAATACCATTAAGAACTCGCTATTTCTTGCTGCGATGGACGTAAATCTTTCAGACAACATTGTTATGGAGCTTTCCGAAGTTTTTGGTTGGGATATTGATTTTGCACTGGATATTCGAGAAGGTGATAGTTTCTCTGTCTTATATGAAGAACTTTATCGTGATGGAAAAAAGATACGAGATGGGGCAGTATTGGCTGCAGAATTTACTAATCGCAACAAAACATTTCAGGCTATTCGTTACAAAGACAATAACGGCCATGTCGACTACTACAATCCAAAAGGGTACAGCATGCGTAAAGAATTTTTGCGCACCCCTGTCGATTTCGCCCGCATAAGCTCTCGCTTTAACCTTAAAAGAAAACATCCAGTACTTAACCGTATACGCGCTCATAAAGGTGTTGATTATGCCGCTTCAAAAGGCACACCTATCAAAGCCACAAGCAATGGAAAAATTACATTCAAAGGTACAAAGGGGGGGTATGGAAATACAATTATTCTACAACACGGTCAAAAATACAGCACACTCTATGCACACATGTCTCGCTTTGCAAAAGGAATGCGCAATGGCAAACGCGTCAGACAGGGGCAAGTAATTGGCTACGTTGGAAGCTCAGGCCTAGCAACTGGGCCACACTTGCATTATGAATTCCGTGTTGGTGGTGTTCACCGCAACCCATTAAAGGTTAAACTGCCTAATGCAGCTCCAATTAATTCAAAATACAAATCTGATTTCAAAAAACACGCCGAACAAATACTTGCTATGGTTGAACGCTACAAAGACACTAAAATCGCACTTCTGCAATAGAATATGCCCAAATCCAATCTATTCATTGGCTTAATGTCAGGCACCAGCATGGATGGTATTGATGCTGTATTAGTCGACTTTTCAAACGCCACCCCAACATTAATTTCACACACAAATACAGAGTTTTCTCCCCAATTAAGAGAACGACTACTTGCGTTATGTTCTCATGGCGAAGTGGGGGAGATGGCTGAATTAGATGTCGAACTTGGTTTGTTATTTTCTATTGCTGCAAAAAAGGTGATTGACCTAGCAAAAATAAGCACTAAAGATATTCGTGCTATTGGCTCTCACGGGCAAACAGTGCGCCATCACCCTGAAAATAAAACACCATACACGCTGCAAATAGCAGACCCCAACATCATTGCAGAAAAAACAGGTCTCTTAACCGTTGCGGACTTTCGACGACATGACATTGCTGCCGGTGGTCAAGGAGCCCCTCTTGTTCCTGCATTCCATAATGCAGTTTTTCGTAGCTATAAAGAAAATAGAGCCATTATCAATATTGGTGGCATGGCAAATGTGACCATTCTTCCTTCCAAAGCAGATCAAAATGTAACGGGTTTTGATACAGGCCCTGGCAATGTTCTTATGGACAGCTGGATTTATCAGCGGAAGGGAAAGTTGATCGACAAAGATGGCCAATGGGCTGCTAGCGGCCAAATCCACAAAAAACTTTTGAGCGCAATGATCTCAGACCCATATTTTAAGTGCCTTCCACCCAAAAGTACGGGGCGAGAATATTTCAATATTCAGTGGTTAGAACATCACCTGGGCGCACAACCTGACACTATTCCCGAAGAAAATATCCAGGCAACACTTTGCGAACTAACCACAATCAGTATCGCAGAAGCACTCACATCTTTCGCGCCAGATAGAGTATTGCTGTGTGGAGGTGGCATTCACAATAAAACATTATATTCCCGGTTACGTCACCACATTAAATGCACCGTTCAGTCCAGTGAAACTCTAAACATTAGCCCTGACTGGATGGAAGCCATTGCATTTGCCTGGCTAGCCAGGCAAAGACTTGATGAAAAACCAGGAAACATCCCAGCCGTTACAGGCGCTCGGCATCCTGCGGTTTTGGGGGGGGTCTACTCTCCTTCATAAAGCACCGATTATTTTCGCTTCTCTAGTGAAATATATTGGCGCTCAGACTCCCCAACATACACTTGGGTCGGCCGAAAAATTCGATTATTTGCACACTGCTCAGCCCAATGGGCTAACCATCCTGCCGTACGGGAAACAGAAAATATTGAGGTGAACTGATCAACAGGGAAACCCATTTCCGCATAAAGAATGCCAGAGTAAAAATCAACGTTCGCATAAACACCTTTCTCTGCCAAGCGCTCTTCAACCGCCACTTCCAGCGCCATCGCCGTTTCAAATAGAGGGCCGACCTCTCTTCCTTTACTCTGAGTCAGCTTTTCAACCAAGCCTTGAAGAATCGTTGCTCTTGGATCTTTCACATTATATTCACGATGCCCAAAGCCCCAAATTATTTTTTTGTTTGCCAGCTTATTATCTAACCAAGGTTTTACTTTTTCAGGGGAACCTATTTCATGCAACATTTCCAAGACATTTTGATTTGCACCACCATGCAGTGGCCCTGAAAGAGTACCAATAGCCGCTGATATCACACTATCAGAACTGGCCAATGTTGACCCTGTCACCAATGCAGCAAATGTAGATGCGTTAATTGTATGCTCTGCATGAAGTATTAAACATGTATCAAATATTTTAGCTAATACTGGGTCAGGCTCCTGCCCTGTAAACATATACAAAAAATTTTCCGCAAAAGAGTACTTTGCATGCGGCGCAATAGGCTTGCGCCCATGACGAATGGACTCCCATGCCGCAACCATGGTTGGCATGCATGCTAAAATTTTAAGTGACTCTCCACCATTCGAACCAACAACGCTCGAAGGCGCGCCGTGCTCATCATAAAACATACCCAACCCGGCAACCGCTGTTTGCAGCATTTTCATCGGATGGCCTGCTAGTGGCAGACTTTCAATCATTTTTAGAATAGGAGGTTCAAGGTGACGGTGCTCGCGCAGATGGTCAGAAAACTCCGTCAGCTCATGTTTTAATGGTAAGCGCCCTTCCAAAAGTAGCCATGAGGTCTCTTCAAATGAGCTATTTTTTGCTAAAACAGCAATAGGATAACCTCGGTATGCTAAAATTCCTTTTTCACCATCAATAAAAGATACACTCGAGCGAGTCGCTGGAATACCTTCCAGACCGGGCACATACGTTGTCATCAAAAAAACACCCTGAAGAAAACTAGCAAAATAAAAACACCATATTAACAAAAAATGGGAGCCAAGCCCCCATTTCTATAAAAGCACTTCGTAATTTAGGTTAGACAGAAAAAGAGGAGCCGCAACCACAGGTTGTTTGTGCATTTGGATTATTAATCACAAATCGAGCACCTTCAAGCCCTTCAGTGTAATCAATTTCAGCTCCAACCAAGTACTGATAGCTCATCGCATCTATCAACAAGGTTACCCCACCTTTTTCAACAATAGTATCATCATCATTAACTTCATCATCAAAAGTAAACCCGTACTGGAAGCCCGAGCAACCACCACCACTAATAAATACACGCAATTTCAGTGCCTCATTATCTTCTTCCGTGATCAACTCCGCCACTTTAGCTACGGCACTATCAGTAAAAATAATCAAAGACTCTTCAGTTTCAACTGCACTCATAACACTACACTCCAAATTCTTAAATCAATTATTTATGGCAATAATGCAATGCCATTCAAACCTGCTCGCTCATCTAGATCGAACATAATATTCATATTTTGCACAGCCTGACCAGCCGCCCCCTTAACTAGGTTATCAATAACAGCTAAGATCACTACCCTGCTTCCATCTAAAGGACGATGCACCGCAATCCGACATGTATTTGCTCCTTTTACACTGCGTGTTTCAGGCAATGAACCTGCGGGCATCACATCAACAAAAGGTTCGCCCGCATAACGGTTTTCAAAGAGTGTTTGCAAGTCAACACTCGTATCATTCAATGTTCCATATAAAGTCGTTTGAATACCACGTAGCATAGGAGTCAGATGAGGCACAAAAGTCAGACTCACCGATTGATCAGTCGCCAAACTCAAACCTTGAACAATTTCAGGCTGATGACGGTGCCCTGCAATAGCATACGCTTTCATGCTCTCACTGGTTTCACATAGCAGCCCTGCTACACTCGCGCCACGACCTGCACCACTCACTCCTGACTTCACATCCGCAATCAGTGAACTGCAATCAACCAAACCCTGCTCCACGAGTGGCAAAAAACCAAGCTGTGTTGCCGTTGGGTAACAACCCGGGTTGGCAATCAAGGATGCCTCTTTAATCTCTTCGCGATTCACTTCAGGCAAGCCATAAACGGCTTTATTGATCAGGTCTGGACATGCGTGCTTCATTCCATACCAGTGCTGCCAAACATCAACATCACGAATTCGGAAGTCTGCTGCCAGGTCGACCACTCGGACATCGGCTGCCAGCAATTCAGGCACCATCGTCATCGCCGTGCCATTCGGTGTTGCAAAAAATACCAAATCACACTCTTTTAAAGCCGGTAAGTCCGGCACACTAAATGCCAGATCAACATGACCACGTAGATTAGGAAACATCGTTGCCACAGGTAAACCTGCTTCTGAACGAGAAGTGATCACTCGTAATTCAACCTGTGAGTGCCCCGCCAACAGCCGCAACAACTCAACACCGGTATAACCCGTTCCACCTACAACACCGACTTTTATCATCAAACTATCCATAAATCTCTTTTGGGTCTTTAATTGGTGGTTCAACAGCCACCCATTGGTTGTTCTCTAACTGCTGATAAAAGCAGCTCATGCGTCCAGTGTGACAAGCAATGCCACCGACTTGTTCAACCGTTATCAAAATAACATCTCGGTCACAGTCAATTCGAATAGACTTAACCTTTTGTTGATGCCCTGAACTCTCGCCTTTTCGCCATAGTTTTTTTCGTGAACGAGACCAGTATACTGCATAGTTTTCTTTCACCGTCAGCGCCAAAGAGTCTCGGTTCATCCAGGCAAACATTAGAACTTGACCAGTTTTTTCATCCTGAGCAATAGCCGGAACCAAGCCATCATCTGTCCACTTTATATCATCAAGCCACTGTTCACTGCCGAACTCAGACATCACAAACGAACCTCAATACCCTTCGCTGCCATATGCTGTTTAGCTTCTTCAACTGTATATTCGCCATAATGAAAAATACTGGCTGCCAACACAGCATCGGCTTTAGCTTCAGTCACACCTTCAGCTAAATGCGCCAACGTACCTACGCCCCCAGAAGCAATCACCGGCACAGGAACTGCTTCAGACACAGCTCGCGTCAGAGCAATATCAAAACCATCACGCGTGCCATCACGATCCATACAGGTCAGCAAGATTTCTCCCGCACCATAGTCCGCCATTTTGACGGCCCATTCAATGGCATCCAGCCCTGTCGGTTTACGACCTCCATGAGTGAAAATTTCCCAACGCAAGGCCTCGCCTTCTTGACTGACCTTTTTAGCATCAATGGCAACAACAATACATTGTGAACCAAACTTCTCTGCCGCTTCTTTGACGAACTCAGGCCGATAGACCGCCGCTGAATTAATCCCTACTTTATCTGCACCAGCATTCAGTGCGTTACGAATATCTTCCAGAGTACGAATTCCACCACCGACTGTCAGAGGAATAAAGACTTTACCTGCCACCTCTTCCACGATATGCAGCATGGTGTCACGATTTTCATGACTGGCGGTAATATCAAGAAACACCAATTCATCCGCCCCTTGTTTATCATAGCGCTCGGCAATCTCAACGGGATCACCTGCATCACGGATTCCAACAAATTGTACGCCTTTAACAACGCGTCCATCATCGACATCCAAACAAGGAATAATACGTTTAGCCAGCCCCATAATAATTAACCTTTCAGCAACTGATCTGACAATTTTTGCCCTTCAGCAAAATCCAGAGTACCTTCATAAATGGCTCGTCCGGTGATCGCACCCATAATGCCTTGATCCGCCACACCGCATAGCGCACGAATATCATCCAGATTGACAATACCACCTGAAGCCACGATAGGAATATTAATTGCCTGAGCCAGTTCAACCGTGGATTCTACATTCACCCCTTCCATCATGCCGTCACGGTTAATATCCGTGTAAATAATTGCTTCCACGCCATCCTTTTCAAAGCGTTTAGCCATATCAATCAAACCGTGTTCAGAAACTTTAGCCCAACCATCCGTGGCCACTTTGCCATTTTTAGCATCTAATCCGACAATAATGTGCCCTGGAAATTTTTTACAAACTTCAGCAATAAATTCAGGTTCATTCACCGCTTTTGTTCCGATAATGACGTACTGAACACCAACATCAATATAAGCCTGAATGGTTTCCACATCACGGATTCCTCCACCGATTTGAATCGGAACATCAGGATATTTACGTGCAATTCGCTTAATCACATCGCCATTGACGGGTTTACCTGCAAAGGCTCCATCCAGATCAACCAGATGCAGACGACGCGCACCCGCTTCAACCCACTGATCCGCCATCGCCAAAGGATCATCAGAGAAAACCGTATCATCTTCCATAATGCCCTGGCGCAAACGAACACACTTTCCATCTTTTAAATCTATGGCGGGTATTAACAACATAAACAAATATCCTTCAAAAAGTAGCGAATGCTCCTACGAACCATCCCACTGCAAAAAATTACTCAACAGTATCAAACCAGCCTGCTGGCTCTTTTCAGGGTGAAACTGAGCTGCAAAAATATTATCCCGAGCAATGCATGACGCAAACTCAAGTCCATAGTCGGTCGCCCCAGCCATCAACTCTGATGTTTCAGGTTTCACAT
The Gammaproteobacteria bacterium genome window above contains:
- a CDS encoding peptidoglycan DD-metalloendopeptidase family protein, whose translation is MTPKPITIRDHSALPLTRSPKHGKQMPRLITLLCACVLGVIIFFSFATDSAKATKKMELSSIESDVTPSLSLPLETTAPHTKTETPKPSRDIKNITIKSGDTVSKVFDAHNISALYLHNIMALGTKTSALKRIQPGDKLILEFDQEKQLKELRYEINKADTLVVRLEDNRFTAKTLHNPLDVQTSFRSNTIKNSLFLAAMDVNLSDNIVMELSEVFGWDIDFALDIREGDSFSVLYEELYRDGKKIRDGAVLAAEFTNRNKTFQAIRYKDNNGHVDYYNPKGYSMRKEFLRTPVDFARISSRFNLKRKHPVLNRIRAHKGVDYAASKGTPIKATSNGKITFKGTKGGYGNTIILQHGQKYSTLYAHMSRFAKGMRNGKRVRQGQVIGYVGSSGLATGPHLHYEFRVGGVHRNPLKVKLPNAAPINSKYKSDFKKHAEQILAMVERYKDTKIALLQ
- a CDS encoding anhydro-N-acetylmuramic acid kinase, which produces MPKSNLFIGLMSGTSMDGIDAVLVDFSNATPTLISHTNTEFSPQLRERLLALCSHGEVGEMAELDVELGLLFSIAAKKVIDLAKISTKDIRAIGSHGQTVRHHPENKTPYTLQIADPNIIAEKTGLLTVADFRRHDIAAGGQGAPLVPAFHNAVFRSYKENRAIINIGGMANVTILPSKADQNVTGFDTGPGNVLMDSWIYQRKGKLIDKDGQWAASGQIHKKLLSAMISDPYFKCLPPKSTGREYFNIQWLEHHLGAQPDTIPEENIQATLCELTTISIAEALTSFAPDRVLLCGGGIHNKTLYSRLRHHIKCTVQSSETLNISPDWMEAIAFAWLARQRLDEKPGNIPAVTGARHPAVLGGVYSPS
- a CDS encoding citrate synthase — its product is MTTYVPGLEGIPATRSSVSFIDGEKGILAYRGYPIAVLAKNSSFEETSWLLLEGRLPLKHELTEFSDHLREHRHLEPPILKMIESLPLAGHPMKMLQTAVAGLGMFYDEHGAPSSVVGSNGGESLKILACMPTMVAAWESIRHGRKPIAPHAKYSFAENFLYMFTGQEPDPVLAKIFDTCLILHAEHTINASTFAALVTGSTLASSDSVISAAIGTLSGPLHGGANQNVLEMLHEIGSPEKVKPWLDNKLANKKIIWGFGHREYNVKDPRATILQGLVEKLTQSKGREVGPLFETAMALEVAVEERLAEKGVYANVDFYSGILYAEMGFPVDQFTSIFSVSRTAGWLAHWAEQCANNRIFRPTQVYVGESERQYISLEKRK
- the erpA gene encoding iron-sulfur cluster insertion protein ErpA, which gives rise to MSAVETEESLIIFTDSAVAKVAELITEEDNEALKLRVFISGGGCSGFQYGFTFDDEVNDDDTIVEKGGVTLLIDAMSYQYLVGAEIDYTEGLEGARFVINNPNAQTTCGCGSSFSV
- the argC gene encoding N-acetyl-gamma-glutamyl-phosphate reductase; translation: MIKVGVVGGTGYTGVELLRLLAGHSQVELRVITSRSEAGLPVATMFPNLRGHVDLAFSVPDLPALKECDLVFFATPNGTAMTMVPELLAADVRVVDLAADFRIRDVDVWQHWYGMKHACPDLINKAVYGLPEVNREEIKEASLIANPGCYPTATQLGFLPLVEQGLVDCSSLIADVKSGVSGAGRGASVAGLLCETSESMKAYAIAGHRHQPEIVQGLSLATDQSVSLTFVPHLTPMLRGIQTTLYGTLNDTSVDLQTLFENRYAGEPFVDVMPAGSLPETRSVKGANTCRIAVHRPLDGSRVVILAVIDNLVKGAAGQAVQNMNIMFDLDERAGLNGIALLP
- the hisI gene encoding phosphoribosyl-AMP cyclohydrolase, producing the protein MSEFGSEQWLDDIKWTDDGLVPAIAQDEKTGQVLMFAWMNRDSLALTVKENYAVYWSRSRKKLWRKGESSGHQQKVKSIRIDCDRDVILITVEQVGGIACHTGRMSCFYQQLENNQWVAVEPPIKDPKEIYG
- the hisF gene encoding imidazole glycerol phosphate synthase subunit HisF, whose amino-acid sequence is MGLAKRIIPCLDVDDGRVVKGVQFVGIRDAGDPVEIAERYDKQGADELVFLDITASHENRDTMLHIVEEVAGKVFIPLTVGGGIRTLEDIRNALNAGADKVGINSAAVYRPEFVKEAAEKFGSQCIVVAIDAKKVSQEGEALRWEIFTHGGRKPTGLDAIEWAVKMADYGAGEILLTCMDRDGTRDGFDIALTRAVSEAVPVPVIASGGVGTLAHLAEGVTEAKADAVLAASIFHYGEYTVEEAKQHMAAKGIEVRL
- the hisA gene encoding 1-(5-phosphoribosyl)-5-[(5-phosphoribosylamino)methylideneamino]imidazole-4-carboxamide isomerase, whose product is MLLIPAIDLKDGKCVRLRQGIMEDDTVFSDDPLAMADQWVEAGARRLHLVDLDGAFAGKPVNGDVIKRIARKYPDVPIQIGGGIRDVETIQAYIDVGVQYVIIGTKAVNEPEFIAEVCKKFPGHIIVGLDAKNGKVATDGWAKVSEHGLIDMAKRFEKDGVEAIIYTDINRDGMMEGVNVESTVELAQAINIPIVASGGIVNLDDIRALCGVADQGIMGAITGRAIYEGTLDFAEGQKLSDQLLKG